One Pseudoalteromonas rubra genomic window, ACTGGCAGTACCTGTAAAAACAATCCGGCTGCTTTAGCACGCTCACCATTAACATCGGTGGCGAACCACAAGCGGGTCTTGAGTTGTTCAGATTGGATAAAATAGTCTTCCAGACAGGCTGCTAAGGTCTCCCCGTTCAATGGTACAACCCCTTGATAGCGTTCGCCCTTATTGGGGGTGATGGTGATCACCATGTAGCCTTTACCCATCAAATCCTGAATACTGCCGCCAGTGATTTCACCTTGCAGGCGGGCGATACCGCGCATATTTTGCTTATGATCACCGTTTATGGCCGCGTATTTAACCGGACCATCACCTTGTAATTGTACAGTGATGTCGCCTTCAAACTTTAAAGTGGCAGTCAATAGGCTGGATGCAAGCAATAGCTCACCCAATAAAGTTTGCACTTCCTTCGGGTAGTCATGGCCACTGATAATGTCATTAAAGGTTTGTTCAATTTGTACGAGTTCGCCACGTACATCGAGTTGATCGAAAATATATCGATGAAGTAAATCTTGTTGCATCAATTTGGATCCTAGCTAGATTTCAGTTTGAGCAGTTCGCGACGCTGCTTTTTATCTGGTTTATGCTCAGGGCGCGGTGCAAAAAAACTGTTGTTTTTGCGCGCAATCGCATTTTGTGCCCGTTTTTCAAGGCTGGCTGCCGACTCTTCATAGAGGGTCTGGGCAATGGGGGCGCTTTGGCGCTTTTCCATAAGTTGTAGCACGGTGACTTCTTTCTCATCAAAACCTTGTGCCAGTTTGATCACTGCGCCAGCCTCAACCATTCGGCTGGGTTTACAGCGTTGGCCATTGTAGTGTACCTTGCCACCTTGGATCATCTCGCGGGCGATGGTACGGGTTTTATAAAAGCGTGCCGCCCAGAGCCACTTGTCCAGGCGTACTTTCACTTCGCTTAGGTTGTTTTCTTGATTGACTTTTGTCACAATTCGTTAACTAATGCCCAAAGCTAATTTAATCGGTGAAATTTAACACATTTGATGAGGCAAAAAAAGCATCTGAACACGCTCTGATGTGGTTACATCTCAGCCACAGGCACTGTTAATGCTGTGTTCAGTTAGGTATTCTAAGTTGTACCTATTTACTTTAAAGTTTCATATACGCGTGCTTGTTGAATCGAATTCGAGACGGTACACTGAGGCGCTCAACAGAATAAGAATATGACATATGGAATTACAGCTACAACAGTTGCAAAAATTACTACATAACTTACCCCACGCGAAGCTTAGCCGCCTGGTGGTGTATTTGGCTGTTGTGTATATCGCATTTCTTTTTGCTAAGTTATTTTGGCTGCTTTGGCCAGTACCACAGACCCAGCCTTTACCTACCCAGTCTCAAGTGTATGCGCAGAATTCGGCAGCAGTCAGCAGTCGCTCTATTCTTGGCCACAACGTGTTTGGTAAAGCCAACAAAAAGCCTGTGGTTGAAGCGCCTAAACCGGTGATTTCTGATGCACCCGAAACGCAGCTAAATGTGCGCCTGACTGGTATTGTTGCAGTCAGCCAGAATGATGCTGCCGGGCTGGCGATAATTGAATCTCAGGGGCGTCAGGAAACCTACGTGGTCCAGGATGCTGTTAAGGGTACCCGTGCCAAGCTCGCTCAAGTTCTGCCAGATAGGGTGATCCTGGATGTGAGTGGTCGGTTTGAAACTTTGATGCTTGATGGCATCGAGTTCAGCCGTCAGGTCGCAACACCTGTACAGCCACGTCGTACCACCGCAAAACCAAATAGAGTCAGTAATCAAACCCGTGAGGAGCTGAAGCAACGTCGTGACGAATTGCTGGCTGAGCCGGGTAAATTGTTTGACTACATTCGTATTTCGCCTGAACGACGCAATGGCCAACTGGTTGGTTATCGCTTGCGCCCAGGCAAAGACCCCGAACTGTTTAAGAAAATGGGGCTTAAAAATAACGATCTCGCCATTGCTATTAATGGCTTCCAACTCACGGATATGAAACAGGCTATGTCAGCAATGAATGAGCTGAGAAATAGCACTGACGCCAATATCACGATTGAACGTGACGGCCAGACTGTCGATGTGCAATTTAGCCTGTAAAGACAATAATTTTGGAGTTATAAAAATCATGGGTAGAAAGCTACACCTCACAAAAATCAAAAAAGGGTTAGCTAAGTATGCAGCTCTGTTATTTGCGGCTGGATTGTCCTTGTCTGTTTCTGCGGTTGAGTATGCGGCCAACTTTAAAGGCACTGATATTAACGAGTTCATTAATATCATCAGTAAGAATCTCAACAAAACCATCATTATTGACCCAAATGTACGGGGCAACATTAATGTTCGCAGCTATGAGCTGATGGATGAGGCGCTTTACTATCAGTTTTTCCTTAACGTACTGGAAGTCTACGGCTACGCGGTCGTTGAAATGGAAACTGGGGTACTGAAAGTCGTGCGCAGCTCGGATGGTAAAAAAGCCAATGTACCTCTGGTCGGCGATAGCAACGACAATAACGGGGATGTGATGATCACCCGGGTTGTGGAAGTTAAAAATGTTAGCGTACAAGAACTGGGCCCATTGATCCGTCAGTTCAGTGACCAAAAAGATGGCGGTCATGTGACTAACTTCAACTCCGCCAACGTAATGATGTTGACGGGTCATGCTGCGTCGGTGAATCGCTTGGTTAATATCATCAAGTCGGTTGACCAGGCGGGTGATCAACGCGTTGACATTGTTCGTCTGCAACATGCCACGGCTGACGACGTGGTTCAGGTGGTAGAGAAAATTTACAAAGACGGCGGTAAAAATCAGGTTCCTGAATTCTTGATCCCGAAAATTGTTTCGGACAACCGAACTAACAGTGTGGTGGTCAGTGGTGAAGTACAAGCGCGCACCCGAGCCATTGAGTTGATTAAACGCCTGGATGAAGAATTGCAAAACCAGGGTAATACGCAGGTATTTTATCTGGATTACGCAAAAGCCGAGGAGCTGGTTAAAGTACTGCAAGGGGTGAGTAAAACCCTGCAAGAAGAAGCGCAGGGGGGGAGTAAGACCCGTACCCGCAGTAACAAGAACGAAACCAGTATCGAGGCGCACGAAGATTCAAATTCACTGGTTATCACCGCACAACCGGACACCATGCGCTCGCTGGCCAGCGTAATCGAAAAACTTGACGTCCGTCGTGCTCAGGTACTGGTTGAAGCCATTGTTGTAGAAGTACAAGAAGGTGATGGTATCAACTTTGGTCTGCAATGGATCACCGAAAAAGGCGGTATGTTGCAGTTCAATAACGGCACAACAGTACCGGTTGGCTCTTTGGCTGTGGCGGCTGAACAGGCACGAGATAAGACGGTTGTTCGTACTCAGGCAGGTACAGAAGACCCGACCAAGATAACCGAATACAACGAAACCGTTGAAGGTGATTTAGGTGCACTGGGCTCTTTGCTGGGCGGCATCAATGGTCTGGCAATGGGGGTGGTGAAAAACGACTGGGGTGCGATCATCCAGGCCGTATCAACCGATACCAACTCAAATATTCTGGCTACACCATCAATCACGACCATGGACAACGAAGAAGCGTCTATGATTGTCGGTCAGGAAGTGCCTATCATCACAGGCTCAACGGCCAGTGAAAACAACTCTAACCCATTCCAGACCGTAGACCGTCAGGAAGTGGGTGTTAAATTGAAAGTCACGCCACAAATTAATGATGGCACCGCAGTACAGCTAACCATTGAGCAGGAAGTTTCCAGCGTCAGCGGTGCAACAGCGGTTGATATCTCAGTGAATAAACGTGCTATCAACACAACCGTCATTGCGGATGACGGCGGTATGGTTATCCTGGGTGGTCTGATTGATGAAGATGTTCAGGAAAGTGTCTCTAAAGTACCTCTGTTGGGTGATATCCCATTCTTAGGGCACTTGTTCAAGTCAACGAACACGACTAAGCGTAAGCGTAACCTGTTGGTATTTATTCGTCCGACGATTGTTCGTGACAGCCGCAGCATGAACGAGCTGAGCCATGCTAAATATAAGTTTATCCGCGGTGAGCAGACTAAGCAACGTGAAGATGGTATTGACCTGATGCCGCTGCAGGATGCTCCTATCCTGCCACAGTGGGATGATGCCATGGTATTGCCACCCACGTATGAAGAGTTTCTGAACGAGCAAAACGAGAAGAACAATGACTGAGGCAATACAGGAACTCATTGACGATCATGATGAAACAGCGTTGGCGCTGGATGATTCAATGGATGCAGAGGCCGGGTCGCATGTACGCCTGCCCTTTGCCTATGCCAGACGCCAGAGCTTGCTGTTAAGTCAGCAACCAGAAGGGTTGAAAGTTTACTATAAAGGGCAACCTTCGCTGGATGCATTGCTTGAAGTACGTCGTATTGCACAGGCTGGGTTTACCCTTGAGCAGCTGGATGATGACAAGTTTGAGCTGCTGCTGGAAGCGTCGTATCAGCGAGACAGCTCAGAAACACAGCAGATGATGGAAGACATTGGCAACGAGGTCGATCTATTCTCGCTCGCCGAAGAAATGCCGCAAACCGAAGACTTGCTTGCTGCCGATGACGATGCGCCGATCATCAAACTGATCAACGCCATGCTGAGCGAAGCAATCAAAGAAGGGGCCTCGGATATTCATATCGAGACCTTTGAGCAGGAGTTAGTGATCCGGTTCCGGGTGGATGGTGTGTTGAAAGAGGTGCTTAAACCTAATCGTAAGCTCTCTTCACTGCTGGTATCTCGGATCAAGGTTATGGCCAAACTCGATATCGCTGAAAAGCGTGTTCCACAGGATGGCCGGATCAGTTTACGTATCGCTGGTCGTGCTGTTGATGTGCGGGTTTCCACCATGCCATCCAGTTTTGGTGAGCGTGTTGTATTGCGTCTGTTAGACAAGAACAATGCGCGTCTGAATCTGGAAGATTTGGGAATGACGGAGCGTAACCGAGAGCTATTTGCTGAGATCATTGCCAAGCCACACGGCATCATTTTGGTTACCGGGCCGACAGGTTCAGGTAAGAGTACCACCTTGTATGCCGGTATGACGCAGATTAACTCCAGAGATCGCAACATACTGACTGTAGAAGATCCTATTGAGTATGAGATCCCCGGGATTGGTCAGACTCAGGTGAACCCCAAAGTGGATATGACTTTTGCCCGTGGTCTGCGCGCGATACTGCGTCAGGATCCGGATGTGGTGATGGTCGGTGAGATCCGGGATTTGGAAACAGCCCAGATAGGCGTTCAGGCGTCACTGACAGGTCACTTGGTGATGTCAACACTGCACACCAACACCGCGTCGGGTGCGATCACCCGGATGGAAGACATGGGCGTTGAACCCTTCCTGCTATCTTCATCTTTGTTGGGTGTCTTGTCTCAACGACTGGTACGAACTTTATGCCCTAACTGTAAAGAAGCCCATCTGGCGGATGACCGCGAGTGCGAGCTACTGGGGGTCGAGAAAGGTGCGCAAACGACCATTTATCGTGCTGTTGGCTGTGAAGAGTGTAACTTCAACGGCTACAAGGGCCGAACCGGTATTCATGAATTACTGATAGTGGACGAGCACATTCGTGAATTGATCCATAACGGTAAAGGTGAACAGTCGGTTGAGAAGTACATACGGACGTTCAGTCCGAGCATTCGTCAGGATGGCTGTGCTCGAGTACTGAAAGGTCAGACGACGCTGGAAGAGGTGATGCGGGTCACCCGTGAGGAAGGCTAATGGCTGCGTTTGAGTATCGTGCTTTAGACGGCAAAGGAAAAGAGAAAAAAGGCATACTGGAGGCAGACACTGCCAAGCAGGTTCGCCAGATGCTGCGCGAAAAAGCCATGATGCCACTAGAGGTGGCGCCGGCTGCGGAAAAAGAAAAGTCCGCCAGTTCAGGTGGCTTTAGTTTGTCACGTGGTTATAAACCTTCGGTTTCCGATATTGCCCTGATCACCCGCCAGCTAGCGACGTTGATCCAGTCCTCTTTGCCTGTAGAAGCCGCCGTAATGGCAGTGGCAGAGCAGTGTGAAAAGCCACGTCTCAAACGTATGCTGATGGCAGTTCGTTCTAAAGTTGTTGAAGGTTACACGCTGGCTGATGGTATGTCAGAGTTCCCGCATGTGTTTGATAATTTGTATCGGGCCATGGTGGCAGCTGGTGAAAAGTCGGGCCATTTGGATCAAGTATTAAATCGCCTGGCAGACTATACCGAACAGCGTCAACATATGCGCAGTCAGATCACGCAGGCGATGGTTTACCCTACCATTCTGGTGATATTTGCTATTGCTATCGTGTCGGTTCTGCTGGGTACTGTGGTACCAAAAATCCTAAAAACCTTTGAGAAATCTAAACAGGTTCTGCCGTGGACAACAGAATGGGTTATGGCAGCCAGTAATTTTGTGCAGGCCTACTGGATGGTGTCTCTTATCGCCATTTTCGGCAGCGTCTTTTTAATCAAACAAGCGCTTAAACGGCCCAAGGTTCGCTTTTGGTACGATGCCAAGCTGTTACAGCTACCGGGCATTGGTAAAATTAGCCGTGGCATCAATACCGCGCGTTTTGCCCGTACTCTGAGTATTTTGTCTTCCAGTTCCGTACCTTTGCTGGAAGGGATGAAAATCTCTGGTCAGGTACTGGAAAACGAGAAGATAAAAGCGGCCGTGACCGAAGCGGCAATCCATGTGAGTGAAGGTGCAAGCCTGCGAGCTGCATTAGCACAAACAAAGTTATTTCCGCCCATGATGCTTCATATGATTGCAAGTGGTGAAAAGTCCGGGGAACTGGAGCAAATGCTAGAGCGTGCTGCTAACAACCAGGACAGGGAATTCGAAAGTATGGTCAGCGTTTCGTTAAAACTGCTCGAACCTGCCATGATTGCAAGCATGGCCGTGATCGTGCTGTTTATCGTAATGGCGATCCTACAGCCAATCATGGCGATGAACAAAGCAATTGGTCTGTAGTCAAATTAATTGCATATACAACATCAGCGTGCCGGTCTGGCACCGCACGCTAACAGCATTGAGGTAATCAACGTGAAAAAACAATCCGGCTTTTCATTATTAGAAGTAATGGTGGTTTTGGTCATCATCGGGATGATCATGTCTATCGTGGCGCCTAACATTATGGGTCAACAAGAAGAAGCAGCAAAAGAAAAAGCGATGCTGGACATTCGTCAGATTGAAGACGCAATGAAAATGTACAAGCTTAAGAATAAAAAGTATCCAACCACAGAGCAAGGTCTGGAAGCCTTGGTAACACAAACCACCATTGACCCTGTACCAAAGCGTTTTCCGGACGGCGGTTTCATTTCAAAGCTACCTGAAGATCCTTGGGGTAATCCGTATCAACT contains:
- the hslR gene encoding ribosome-associated heat shock protein Hsp15, yielding MTKVNQENNLSEVKVRLDKWLWAARFYKTRTIAREMIQGGKVHYNGQRCKPSRMVEAGAVIKLAQGFDEKEVTVLQLMEKRQSAPIAQTLYEESAASLEKRAQNAIARKNNSFFAPRPEHKPDKKQRRELLKLKSS
- the gspF gene encoding type II secretion system inner membrane protein GspF, with protein sequence MAAFEYRALDGKGKEKKGILEADTAKQVRQMLREKAMMPLEVAPAAEKEKSASSGGFSLSRGYKPSVSDIALITRQLATLIQSSLPVEAAVMAVAEQCEKPRLKRMLMAVRSKVVEGYTLADGMSEFPHVFDNLYRAMVAAGEKSGHLDQVLNRLADYTEQRQHMRSQITQAMVYPTILVIFAIAIVSVLLGTVVPKILKTFEKSKQVLPWTTEWVMAASNFVQAYWMVSLIAIFGSVFLIKQALKRPKVRFWYDAKLLQLPGIGKISRGINTARFARTLSILSSSSVPLLEGMKISGQVLENEKIKAAVTEAAIHVSEGASLRAALAQTKLFPPMMLHMIASGEKSGELEQMLERAANNQDREFESMVSVSLKLLEPAMIASMAVIVLFIVMAILQPIMAMNKAIGL
- the gspG gene encoding type II secretion system major pseudopilin GspG; this translates as MKKQSGFSLLEVMVVLVIIGMIMSIVAPNIMGQQEEAAKEKAMLDIRQIEDAMKMYKLKNKKYPTTEQGLEALVTQTTIDPVPKRFPDGGFISKLPEDPWGNPYQLVSPGEMGKIDVFSMGPDGEVGTEDDLGNWDNEEDR
- the gspC gene encoding type II secretion system protein GspC, with amino-acid sequence MELQLQQLQKLLHNLPHAKLSRLVVYLAVVYIAFLFAKLFWLLWPVPQTQPLPTQSQVYAQNSAAVSSRSILGHNVFGKANKKPVVEAPKPVISDAPETQLNVRLTGIVAVSQNDAAGLAIIESQGRQETYVVQDAVKGTRAKLAQVLPDRVILDVSGRFETLMLDGIEFSRQVATPVQPRRTTAKPNRVSNQTREELKQRRDELLAEPGKLFDYIRISPERRNGQLVGYRLRPGKDPELFKKMGLKNNDLAIAINGFQLTDMKQAMSAMNELRNSTDANITIERDGQTVDVQFSL
- the hslO gene encoding Hsp33 family molecular chaperone HslO; the protein is MQQDLLHRYIFDQLDVRGELVQIEQTFNDIISGHDYPKEVQTLLGELLLASSLLTATLKFEGDITVQLQGDGPVKYAAINGDHKQNMRGIARLQGEITGGSIQDLMGKGYMVITITPNKGERYQGVVPLNGETLAACLEDYFIQSEQLKTRLWFATDVNGERAKAAGLFLQVLPVDKTKSEEDFSHLEALSNTIKDEELLTLDAQTVLTRLYHEDNPQLFEPQEINFVCGCSRDKTISALANIGQEALLEDIQKQGEINISCHYCLKNYRFEEQDIKAIFN
- the gspE gene encoding type II secretion system ATPase GspE, which gives rise to MTEAIQELIDDHDETALALDDSMDAEAGSHVRLPFAYARRQSLLLSQQPEGLKVYYKGQPSLDALLEVRRIAQAGFTLEQLDDDKFELLLEASYQRDSSETQQMMEDIGNEVDLFSLAEEMPQTEDLLAADDDAPIIKLINAMLSEAIKEGASDIHIETFEQELVIRFRVDGVLKEVLKPNRKLSSLLVSRIKVMAKLDIAEKRVPQDGRISLRIAGRAVDVRVSTMPSSFGERVVLRLLDKNNARLNLEDLGMTERNRELFAEIIAKPHGIILVTGPTGSGKSTTLYAGMTQINSRDRNILTVEDPIEYEIPGIGQTQVNPKVDMTFARGLRAILRQDPDVVMVGEIRDLETAQIGVQASLTGHLVMSTLHTNTASGAITRMEDMGVEPFLLSSSLLGVLSQRLVRTLCPNCKEAHLADDRECELLGVEKGAQTTIYRAVGCEECNFNGYKGRTGIHELLIVDEHIRELIHNGKGEQSVEKYIRTFSPSIRQDGCARVLKGQTTLEEVMRVTREEG
- the gspD gene encoding type II secretion system secretin GspD, coding for MGRKLHLTKIKKGLAKYAALLFAAGLSLSVSAVEYAANFKGTDINEFINIISKNLNKTIIIDPNVRGNINVRSYELMDEALYYQFFLNVLEVYGYAVVEMETGVLKVVRSSDGKKANVPLVGDSNDNNGDVMITRVVEVKNVSVQELGPLIRQFSDQKDGGHVTNFNSANVMMLTGHAASVNRLVNIIKSVDQAGDQRVDIVRLQHATADDVVQVVEKIYKDGGKNQVPEFLIPKIVSDNRTNSVVVSGEVQARTRAIELIKRLDEELQNQGNTQVFYLDYAKAEELVKVLQGVSKTLQEEAQGGSKTRTRSNKNETSIEAHEDSNSLVITAQPDTMRSLASVIEKLDVRRAQVLVEAIVVEVQEGDGINFGLQWITEKGGMLQFNNGTTVPVGSLAVAAEQARDKTVVRTQAGTEDPTKITEYNETVEGDLGALGSLLGGINGLAMGVVKNDWGAIIQAVSTDTNSNILATPSITTMDNEEASMIVGQEVPIITGSTASENNSNPFQTVDRQEVGVKLKVTPQINDGTAVQLTIEQEVSSVSGATAVDISVNKRAINTTVIADDGGMVILGGLIDEDVQESVSKVPLLGDIPFLGHLFKSTNTTKRKRNLLVFIRPTIVRDSRSMNELSHAKYKFIRGEQTKQREDGIDLMPLQDAPILPQWDDAMVLPPTYEEFLNEQNEKNND